The proteins below come from a single Chryseobacterium nepalense genomic window:
- a CDS encoding SDR family oxidoreductase, with protein MNLYTQPMLREDALKDKVAIITGGGSGLGKAMTKYFLQLGAKVVITSRNLEKLQATAKELEDETGGKVLSVACDVRNWDEVEAMKEAALKEFGKIDILLNNAAGNFISPTERLTHSAFDSILDIVLKGTKNCTLSVGKHWINSKTPGTVLNIVTTYSWTGSAYVVPSACAKAGVLAMTRSLAVEWAKYGIRFNAIAPGPFPTKGAWDRLLPGDLQEKFDMRKKVPLRRVGEHQELANLAAYLVSDYSAYVNGEVVTIDGGEWLQGAGEFNMLEDIPQEMWDALEAMIKAKKSN; from the coding sequence ATGAACTTATATACACAACCCATGTTACGCGAAGATGCCTTAAAAGACAAAGTAGCCATCATTACCGGTGGCGGAAGCGGTCTTGGAAAAGCCATGACAAAATATTTTCTTCAGTTAGGTGCAAAAGTGGTAATTACTTCCAGAAATCTTGAAAAATTACAGGCGACAGCCAAAGAACTGGAAGACGAAACCGGTGGAAAAGTTCTCAGCGTGGCATGTGATGTTAGAAACTGGGATGAGGTGGAAGCAATGAAAGAAGCTGCTTTAAAAGAGTTTGGAAAAATTGATATCTTATTGAATAATGCAGCCGGAAATTTTATTTCTCCTACAGAAAGGCTGACGCATTCAGCCTTCGATTCCATCCTGGATATTGTTTTAAAAGGCACAAAAAATTGTACCCTTTCTGTCGGGAAACACTGGATCAATTCCAAAACACCCGGAACCGTTCTGAATATCGTAACCACCTATTCCTGGACAGGTTCAGCGTATGTTGTTCCGTCCGCCTGTGCCAAAGCAGGCGTGTTGGCGATGACAAGATCTTTAGCGGTGGAGTGGGCAAAATACGGAATCCGTTTCAATGCGATTGCTCCGGGACCATTTCCTACAAAAGGAGCCTGGGACAGGTTGCTTCCGGGAGATCTGCAGGAAAAATTCGACATGAGAAAAAAAGTTCCGCTAAGAAGAGTAGGAGAACATCAGGAATTGGCCAATCTTGCGGCGTATCTGGTTTCGGATTATTCCGCATACGTAAACGGAGAAGTGGTAACCATTGATGGTGGTGAATGGCTTCAGGGAGCGGGAGAGTTTAACATGCTGGAGGATATTCCGCAGGAAATGTGGGATGCCCTGGAAGCAATGATTAAGGCAAAAAAATCAAATTAA
- a CDS encoding DUF2589 domain-containing protein has protein sequence METLKSVLEANHTKKSKNELIDLLTGLEKSLTPAVYEKVSGIETSELASLSNKELISIIDDFKKNYDEKWEKSFAAVSSEVMKMIAGKIAADDHVFKTSGAESADFAAELGSIDFAKIIGGPLDACVKAQSNAAISTVNFIQQVGFEKDGEENKLRMAEFKYKKHVPNPEYKNEEETPNVDATIEQDVEISVPFIALLNVPSFRIETCDVDFNVKLNSTYTKDVSDEFGIKAGASGGFGPVKFNVDVSYKRTSSTGIKVEKEYSLGVKVKATNDEMPAGLEKVLGLLAQ, from the coding sequence ATGGAAACATTAAAGTCGGTGTTGGAAGCAAACCACACCAAAAAATCAAAAAACGAATTAATTGACCTTTTAACAGGACTGGAAAAATCATTAACGCCTGCAGTGTACGAAAAAGTTTCGGGAATTGAAACATCCGAACTGGCTTCTTTATCAAACAAAGAATTAATAAGCATTATTGATGACTTCAAAAAAAATTACGATGAGAAATGGGAAAAATCTTTTGCCGCAGTTTCATCGGAAGTAATGAAAATGATTGCAGGAAAAATAGCTGCTGATGACCATGTGTTCAAAACATCAGGTGCTGAAAGTGCAGACTTTGCCGCAGAGCTGGGAAGCATTGATTTTGCAAAAATTATTGGCGGGCCGCTTGACGCATGTGTTAAAGCACAGTCCAACGCAGCTATCAGCACGGTGAACTTCATTCAGCAGGTTGGTTTTGAAAAAGACGGAGAGGAAAACAAACTTCGTATGGCAGAATTCAAATACAAAAAACATGTCCCGAATCCTGAATATAAAAACGAAGAAGAAACCCCGAATGTAGACGCTACCATTGAGCAGGATGTGGAAATTTCCGTTCCTTTCATTGCTTTACTAAATGTGCCGAGCTTCAGAATCGAAACCTGTGATGTAGATTTTAATGTGAAATTAAATTCTACCTACACCAAAGACGTAAGCGATGAATTCGGAATTAAAGCAGGTGCTTCGGGAGGTTTTGGTCCGGTAAAATTCAACGTCGATGTATCTTACAAGAGAACTTCCAGCACGGGAATTAAAGTGGAAAAAGAATATTCTCTTGGGGTAAAAGTGAAAGCTACTAATGACGAAATGCCTGCAGGACTGGAAAAAGTTCTGGGATTACTTGCACAATAA
- a CDS encoding S8 family peptidase: MEKERYIVVLEDQQKKSLKKVENELEVTITSSEFLSSENRSYEVIDNDNGVLYKNLGVLVVENMDEGQLKSAVKNDSNPIIYFEKEREFFSADELSIINELKKQSAEITDKIAELEKYITNKPLPQKSLIGMEWGLKALGIENSLYTGKGIDICILDTGIELSHPDFSGREIEGKSFISGESWDRDPNGHGTHCAGIAAGNIRLDNGKRYGIAKDANLKIAKVLSDSGKGTTSSVIDAIDWAITKQFRILSLSLASAVKLNDFPSPLFETVGARALENNCIIIAAAGNDSSRPSLPKPVSSPANTSSIMAVGAIDGQMKIARFSNAGLNPATGGSVNICAPGVDIISAYPKNTKNKSSNYYAMSGTSMATPHVSGMMALYMEQFPEKSAKEIWELAETKAKPIEGLKYRDIGSGLIQA; this comes from the coding sequence ATGGAAAAAGAAAGATATATTGTTGTGCTCGAAGATCAGCAGAAAAAATCCCTCAAGAAAGTAGAAAATGAACTTGAGGTTACCATTACTTCGTCAGAATTTCTTTCATCGGAAAACCGTTCTTACGAGGTAATTGATAATGATAACGGTGTCCTATATAAAAATTTAGGCGTTCTGGTCGTGGAAAATATGGATGAAGGGCAATTGAAAAGTGCCGTTAAAAATGATTCTAATCCCATCATTTATTTTGAAAAAGAAAGAGAATTCTTCTCTGCCGACGAGTTATCAATCATCAATGAACTAAAAAAGCAATCCGCCGAAATCACCGATAAAATAGCAGAGCTGGAAAAATATATTACAAATAAACCTTTGCCGCAAAAATCCCTCATAGGAATGGAATGGGGATTAAAAGCGCTTGGTATTGAAAATTCCCTCTACACCGGTAAGGGTATCGATATCTGTATTCTGGATACAGGGATAGAATTGTCACATCCCGATTTTTCAGGAAGAGAAATAGAAGGAAAATCGTTCATCAGCGGAGAAAGCTGGGACCGCGACCCGAATGGCCACGGAACACATTGTGCAGGAATAGCAGCCGGGAATATCAGACTGGACAACGGAAAGCGGTACGGAATTGCCAAAGATGCCAATTTAAAAATTGCCAAAGTGCTTTCCGATTCTGGAAAAGGAACCACCAGCAGCGTAATCGATGCCATAGACTGGGCTATTACAAAGCAGTTCAGGATTTTATCATTATCATTGGCTTCTGCAGTAAAATTAAATGATTTCCCTTCCCCTCTTTTTGAAACCGTAGGTGCAAGGGCATTGGAAAATAACTGTATCATTATTGCCGCTGCCGGAAATGACAGCAGCCGGCCATCACTCCCAAAGCCGGTATCTTCTCCTGCAAATACTTCATCTATAATGGCAGTTGGCGCGATAGACGGACAAATGAAGATTGCCAGATTCTCTAATGCAGGCTTGAATCCCGCAACGGGAGGCTCTGTCAATATCTGTGCTCCGGGAGTAGACATCATCAGCGCATATCCGAAAAATACCAAAAATAAAAGCAGCAATTATTACGCAATGAGTGGAACAAGTATGGCAACGCCTCATGTTTCCGGAATGATGGCATTGTACATGGAGCAGTTTCCCGAAAAATCGGCAAAAGAAATCTGGGAACTGGCAGAAACGAAAGCAAAACCAATCGAAGGACTGAAATACAGGGATATCGGTAGCGGATTAATACAGGCATAA
- a CDS encoding endonuclease/exonuclease/phosphatase family protein, whose amino-acid sequence MNFRFSILTMMMFALGFSQDLKVMSFNIRLNVDSDKENSWTNRKQDVADLLSYYHPDYFGVQEALPEQMKDIKNGLKNYDYVGVGRDDGKEKGEFSAIFYDTGRLQVIKSGTFWLSETPEKPSKGWDAALNRICTYALFRDKKSKKEFMALNLHFDHVGNVARVKSSELILKKIKELNPKNLPVTVSGDFNLTEDSEPIKIMSQNMKDSFYHSETKHYGPKGTFTAFNVNEIPKDRIDYIFVKGFKIKSHRHINDRRENLLYPSDHFPVLADLQFN is encoded by the coding sequence ATGAATTTCAGATTTTCAATCTTAACGATGATGATGTTTGCATTAGGTTTTTCGCAGGATCTTAAAGTAATGAGTTTTAATATCCGGCTGAATGTAGATTCTGACAAAGAAAATTCATGGACGAACAGGAAGCAGGATGTTGCAGATCTTCTTTCTTATTATCATCCGGATTATTTCGGGGTTCAGGAAGCGTTGCCGGAACAGATGAAAGACATAAAAAACGGATTGAAGAATTATGATTATGTGGGAGTAGGAAGAGATGACGGAAAAGAAAAAGGTGAGTTTTCAGCTATTTTCTACGATACAGGAAGACTTCAGGTAATAAAATCAGGGACATTCTGGCTCTCTGAAACTCCTGAAAAACCATCAAAAGGTTGGGATGCGGCTTTAAACAGAATCTGTACCTACGCGCTTTTTAGAGACAAAAAGTCGAAAAAAGAATTTATGGCGCTGAATCTCCATTTCGATCATGTTGGCAATGTGGCCAGGGTAAAATCTTCTGAACTGATTTTAAAAAAGATCAAAGAACTGAATCCTAAAAATTTACCGGTAACCGTAAGCGGCGATTTTAATTTAACCGAAGATTCGGAACCGATAAAAATCATGTCACAAAATATGAAGGACAGTTTTTATCATTCAGAAACAAAACATTACGGTCCGAAAGGAACATTTACAGCTTTTAATGTCAATGAAATCCCAAAAGACAGAATCGATTATATATTTGTAAAAGGATTTAAAATTAAGTCCCACAGACACATCAATGACAGGAGGGAAAATCTGCTGTATCCTTCAGACCATTTTCCGGTATTGGCAGATCTGCAGTTTAATTGA
- a CDS encoding TetR/AcrR family transcriptional regulator — protein MKTKSSVEKQNITIKIITFAFYQMELKEKQKKILDVAVELFKEKGYMGSSVRDLATKLNIKAASLYAHIRSKEEILEWICFGIAQEFFDELQEVKNTSIPPKEKLNLFIDKHLSVVLKNRDVTHIYSNEWKHLEERLPEFIALRKNYQQEVEELISEIYRAENWELRSSSFTTRFILHTLNNSYFWFKRNTESTSEITDEIRDKILYGLLGKVSSKS, from the coding sequence TTGAAGACAAAATCATCCGTTGAAAAACAAAATATTACAATCAAAATAATTACTTTTGCGTTTTACCAGATGGAGCTTAAAGAAAAACAGAAGAAAATATTAGATGTTGCCGTAGAACTTTTCAAAGAAAAAGGGTATATGGGCAGCTCTGTACGGGATTTGGCGACAAAGCTCAATATCAAGGCAGCTTCATTGTATGCCCACATCCGTTCTAAGGAAGAAATTTTAGAATGGATCTGCTTCGGAATTGCCCAGGAATTTTTCGATGAACTTCAGGAAGTAAAAAATACATCTATTCCTCCAAAGGAAAAGCTCAACCTTTTTATTGACAAACATTTATCCGTAGTTCTTAAAAATCGTGATGTTACGCATATTTATTCCAATGAATGGAAACACCTGGAAGAACGTCTTCCTGAATTTATTGCGCTTCGGAAAAATTACCAGCAGGAAGTAGAGGAATTGATTTCCGAGATTTACCGGGCGGAAAACTGGGAATTGCGATCATCCTCATTTACAACAAGATTTATTCTCCACACTTTAAATAATTCTTATTTCTGGTTTAAAAGAAATACAGAATCTACCTCCGAAATCACTGATGAAATAAGAGATAAGATCCTGTATGGATTATTAGGAAAGGTCTCTTCTAAAAGCTAA
- the clpB gene encoding ATP-dependent chaperone ClpB produces MNLNQYTVKSQEAIQAAQQVAMEFGNQSIEPQHLLEGIFQVDENISPFLLKKSEADAVLVRERNRENLEKLPKVQGGNIYLSQSANKVLLDAPNIAKKMGDEYVTIEHLWLSLLETNSEVSKMLKDMGVTKSLLEGGIKELRKGSKATSASSEETYQSLNKYAKNFNELAAEGKLDPVIGRDEEIRRVLQILSRRTKNNPILIGEPGVGKTAIAEGIAHRIISGDVPENLMDKTLYSLDMGALIAGAKYKGEFEERLKSVVNEVIKSDGQIILFIDEIHTLVGAGGGEGAMDAANILKPALARGELRAIGATTLNEYQKYFEKDKALERRFQKVMVEEPDTESAISILRGIKDKYEAHHKVRIKDEAIIAAVEMSQRYISDRFLPDKAIDLIDEASAKLRMEINSKPEELDVLDRKLMQLEIELAAISREGNQTKIDHLKEDISKISEQRNEINAKWLKEKQKSEDLTQIKKDIESLKLEAERASRAGDYAKVAEIQYGKLREKEEELSKLELEMQNHQNELIKEEVTAENISEVIAKWTGIPVTKLLQSEREKLLNLETELHHRVVGQDEAITAVADAIRRNRAGLSDDKKPIGSFLFLGTTGVGKTELAKALAEFLFDDENNMTRIDMSEYQERHSVSRLVGAPPGYVGYDEGGQLTEAVRRRPYSVVLLDEIEKAHPDVFNTLLQVLDDGRLTDNKGRVVNFKNSIIIMTSNLGSHLIQERFDSAQRDKDDNISPETLEEAKDEVFDLLKQTLRPEFLNRIDEVVLFQPLRKKEIGKIVTYQLRGFNDMLSKRNIIMTATQDAVDYLMNKGYDPAFGARPLKRVIQQEVLNKLSREILAGNVNDGDRITLDYFEETGLVFRPAEL; encoded by the coding sequence ATGAACTTAAACCAATATACTGTAAAATCGCAGGAAGCCATCCAGGCTGCTCAACAGGTAGCCATGGAATTCGGCAACCAGAGTATTGAGCCTCAACATCTTCTTGAAGGTATTTTTCAGGTGGATGAAAATATTTCGCCTTTCTTATTAAAAAAATCAGAAGCTGATGCTGTTTTGGTAAGAGAGCGCAACCGTGAAAATTTAGAGAAACTTCCGAAAGTACAAGGTGGAAATATCTACCTTTCACAATCGGCGAATAAAGTTTTGCTTGATGCACCCAACATCGCAAAAAAAATGGGTGATGAATATGTGACGATAGAACATCTTTGGCTTTCGCTGTTAGAAACGAATTCAGAAGTTTCAAAAATGCTGAAAGATATGGGTGTTACAAAAAGCCTTCTGGAAGGCGGGATCAAAGAATTAAGAAAAGGAAGCAAGGCAACTTCTGCAAGTTCGGAAGAAACCTACCAATCTTTAAACAAATATGCTAAAAATTTCAACGAATTAGCGGCAGAAGGTAAACTGGATCCCGTAATCGGACGTGATGAAGAGATCAGAAGAGTCTTACAGATTCTTTCAAGAAGGACAAAAAACAACCCAATTCTTATCGGGGAACCCGGTGTAGGTAAAACAGCCATCGCTGAAGGAATTGCCCATAGAATTATCAGCGGCGACGTTCCTGAAAACCTGATGGACAAAACTTTGTATTCTTTGGATATGGGGGCCTTGATTGCCGGTGCAAAATATAAAGGTGAGTTTGAAGAGCGTTTAAAATCCGTTGTAAATGAAGTCATTAAATCAGACGGACAGATTATTCTTTTTATTGATGAGATCCATACTTTGGTGGGAGCCGGAGGCGGTGAAGGCGCAATGGATGCTGCCAATATTCTGAAACCGGCACTGGCAAGAGGAGAATTAAGAGCTATCGGCGCAACAACCCTCAATGAATATCAGAAATATTTTGAAAAAGATAAAGCGTTGGAAAGACGTTTCCAGAAAGTAATGGTGGAAGAACCTGATACAGAATCGGCTATTTCTATTCTTCGGGGAATTAAAGATAAATATGAAGCACACCATAAAGTAAGAATTAAAGATGAAGCGATTATCGCGGCGGTGGAAATGTCGCAGAGATATATTTCAGATCGTTTTTTACCGGATAAGGCGATTGACCTTATTGATGAAGCTTCTGCCAAATTGAGAATGGAAATCAATTCTAAGCCCGAAGAACTTGATGTTTTAGACAGAAAGCTGATGCAGCTGGAAATTGAATTGGCTGCGATCTCAAGAGAAGGAAACCAAACGAAAATCGATCACTTAAAAGAAGATATATCGAAAATTTCCGAGCAGAGAAATGAAATCAATGCCAAATGGCTGAAAGAAAAACAAAAATCTGAGGATTTAACCCAGATTAAAAAAGATATAGAGTCTCTGAAACTGGAAGCCGAAAGAGCTTCTAGAGCCGGAGATTACGCAAAAGTAGCAGAGATCCAATATGGAAAACTCCGCGAAAAAGAGGAAGAGCTTTCCAAGCTTGAACTGGAGATGCAAAATCATCAGAATGAATTGATTAAAGAGGAGGTGACTGCTGAAAATATTTCTGAAGTCATCGCCAAATGGACAGGAATTCCTGTAACCAAGCTTCTTCAGTCTGAAAGAGAAAAGTTATTGAATCTGGAAACAGAACTTCATCACAGAGTTGTAGGACAAGACGAAGCGATTACCGCCGTTGCGGACGCCATCAGAAGAAACAGAGCGGGATTAAGCGATGATAAAAAACCGATCGGTTCATTCTTATTCCTGGGAACAACCGGAGTCGGGAAAACCGAGCTGGCAAAAGCTTTGGCGGAGTTTTTATTTGATGATGAAAACAATATGACGAGAATTGATATGAGTGAATATCAGGAGCGTCATTCCGTTTCGAGATTGGTGGGTGCGCCTCCGGGATATGTAGGATATGATGAAGGCGGACAATTAACGGAAGCGGTTCGCAGAAGACCTTATTCTGTGGTTCTTTTAGACGAAATTGAAAAAGCGCATCCGGATGTTTTCAATACATTGTTACAGGTTTTAGATGATGGTCGTTTAACAGATAATAAAGGACGGGTGGTGAATTTTAAAAATTCAATCATCATCATGACTTCGAATTTAGGTTCGCACTTAATTCAGGAACGCTTTGACTCTGCTCAGCGCGACAAAGATGACAACATCAGTCCTGAGACCTTGGAGGAAGCAAAAGATGAGGTTTTCGATTTGCTGAAACAAACCTTACGCCCGGAATTCCTGAACAGAATTGATGAGGTGGTGTTATTCCAGCCGTTAAGAAAAAAAGAGATTGGAAAAATTGTTACCTATCAGCTGAGAGGTTTCAATGATATGCTTTCAAAACGGAATATCATTATGACGGCCACTCAGGACGCTGTAGATTATCTGATGAACAAAGGCTATGATCCTGCATTTGGAGCAAGACCTTTAAAAAGAGTAATTCAGCAAGAAGTGCTTAACAAATTATCAAGGGAAATTCTCGCCGGAAATGTAAATGACGGAGACCGGATTACACTGGATTATTTCGAGGAAACGGGCCTTGTTTTCAGACCTGCGGAATTATAA
- a CDS encoding sensor histidine kinase: MGKTELLITIILFNMFFVLFVAAVMMYIRKYRQRKKEYLHEIEVKNEIHKRELLATQLEIQQATMQQIGRELHDNIGQKLTLVSLYTQQLLYENKVPEVSERIDQVSQIINQSLQDLRSLSKTLTDDKINQKEIVTLIQEEVDNTNAFKKCKVSFKCNFRQLDLGFAHKNVLLRITQEFIQNSIKHSNCKNIRITLNTSEEALWELNIQDDGIGFDQSKIKSNGIGLTNMKNRAEIIGADFCLESRENFGTTLNIILKKQS, encoded by the coding sequence ATGGGGAAAACAGAGCTCCTGATAACAATTATCTTATTCAACATGTTTTTTGTGTTGTTTGTTGCAGCAGTGATGATGTACATCCGCAAATACAGGCAGCGTAAAAAAGAATACCTGCATGAAATTGAAGTGAAAAATGAGATTCACAAGCGTGAACTTCTGGCTACACAACTCGAGATACAACAGGCTACCATGCAGCAGATCGGCCGTGAACTGCATGATAATATCGGGCAGAAACTTACCCTCGTAAGTCTTTACACCCAGCAGCTTCTGTATGAAAATAAAGTTCCTGAAGTCAGTGAAAGAATTGATCAGGTTTCGCAGATTATCAACCAGTCTTTGCAGGATCTCAGAAGCCTTTCAAAAACACTCACTGATGATAAAATCAATCAAAAGGAAATTGTAACTTTAATACAGGAAGAAGTAGACAATACCAATGCTTTTAAAAAATGCAAGGTGTCATTCAAATGCAATTTCAGGCAGCTTGATTTAGGGTTTGCTCATAAGAATGTGCTGCTGAGAATTACTCAGGAATTTATTCAGAACAGTATAAAACATTCAAATTGCAAAAATATACGGATTACCCTGAACACTTCTGAAGAAGCACTTTGGGAACTGAATATTCAGGACGATGGCATCGGTTTCGACCAGTCAAAAATCAAATCAAACGGCATCGGTCTCACCAATATGAAGAACAGAGCCGAAATTATTGGAGCTGATTTCTGCCTTGAAAGCCGCGAAAATTTTGGGACCACACTCAATATTATTTTAAAGAAACAGTCATGA
- a CDS encoding response regulator transcription factor gives MKKTIVIVDDHILIAKALEGIIDNFAEFEVVYVAENGKDLIQKFENNSRIPDIILLDISMPIMDGFETVLWLRENHPGVKVMALSMQGDDKSVIKMIKNGAKGYLLKNTHPKELENALVRLSTDGFFYPDWASKIIFSNMNNDESANSIKISEREKEFLKYTVTELSYKEIADKMCCSPRTVESYRDQLCDKLDLKTRVGLAVFAIKNGFAG, from the coding sequence ATGAAAAAGACAATAGTGATCGTTGATGATCACATACTTATCGCAAAAGCATTAGAAGGAATCATCGATAATTTTGCTGAATTTGAAGTGGTTTATGTGGCAGAGAATGGTAAAGATCTTATTCAGAAATTTGAAAACAACAGCAGAATTCCGGATATTATTTTGTTGGATATCAGCATGCCGATCATGGACGGATTTGAAACTGTATTATGGCTTAGGGAAAATCATCCGGGTGTTAAGGTAATGGCGCTGAGCATGCAGGGTGACGACAAAAGCGTCATTAAAATGATAAAAAACGGGGCAAAGGGCTACTTGCTGAAAAATACACATCCGAAAGAGCTTGAAAATGCACTCGTGAGATTGAGCACAGACGGGTTCTTCTACCCCGACTGGGCTTCAAAAATTATTTTCTCCAATATGAATAACGACGAGTCGGCAAACAGCATTAAAATTTCCGAACGCGAAAAAGAGTTTCTTAAATACACAGTTACTGAGCTTAGCTATAAAGAAATTGCCGATAAAATGTGCTGCAGTCCGAGAACAGTTGAAAGCTACAGGGATCAGCTTTGTGATAAACTTGATCTCAAAACCCGGGTAGGGCTGGCTGTATTTGCTATTAAAAATGGATTCGCAGGCTAA
- a CDS encoding zinc metalloprotease, giving the protein MKKLLFGVLMLSFLSCNSDNINNQTEESSNNTENLGGSAFKRGCPSEDIRKTALQSSAELRQKYSELEANTEKFTNDLKLGKVLSDGTVEIPVVVNVLYRTSAENISAARIAEQIAVLNADYGGTNTDVSKIPTAFQGVKAGDVKVRFRLANTVRKSTTKTSWSTNDAMKRSSSGGIDATSPANYLNIWVVGNMGQILGYATFPESSGLWNDGVVIAASYFGKTGASAPFNQGRTATHEVGHYLNLRHIWGDANCGNDLVTDTPTQTGPNYGKPSYPLYNTCGGVQRSVMFMNYMDYVDDAAMFMFSSGQKTRMQSVVASSGARSGLRLY; this is encoded by the coding sequence ATGAAAAAACTACTATTCGGAGTTCTTATGCTGAGCTTCCTGTCGTGTAACAGTGACAACATTAACAACCAGACTGAAGAGTCCTCAAACAACACAGAAAATTTAGGCGGATCTGCCTTTAAAAGAGGATGTCCGTCTGAAGACATCAGGAAAACTGCCCTTCAGAGCAGTGCTGAACTCAGACAAAAATATTCTGAGCTTGAAGCCAATACAGAAAAATTTACCAATGATCTTAAATTGGGGAAAGTACTTTCCGATGGAACAGTTGAAATTCCTGTGGTGGTAAATGTCTTATACAGAACCTCAGCAGAAAATATTTCCGCTGCCCGTATTGCAGAGCAGATTGCTGTTCTGAATGCAGATTACGGAGGGACAAACACGGATGTCTCTAAAATCCCGACTGCTTTTCAGGGGGTAAAAGCCGGAGATGTTAAAGTAAGATTCAGGCTGGCAAACACCGTGAGAAAATCTACTACCAAAACGAGCTGGAGCACAAATGACGCGATGAAAAGATCTTCAAGCGGCGGAATTGATGCTACAAGTCCTGCCAATTATCTTAATATCTGGGTTGTAGGAAATATGGGACAGATCCTTGGATATGCTACATTTCCGGAATCTTCAGGGCTGTGGAATGACGGAGTCGTAATCGCTGCTTCTTATTTCGGGAAAACAGGGGCTTCAGCGCCATTTAACCAAGGAAGAACCGCTACGCATGAGGTAGGGCATTATTTAAATCTCAGACATATCTGGGGGGATGCTAACTGCGGAAATGATCTTGTTACGGATACTCCTACCCAAACGGGTCCAAACTATGGAAAGCCAAGCTATCCGTTATATAATACCTGCGGAGGTGTACAAAGATCTGTAATGTTTATGAATTATATGGACTATGTGGATGATGCTGCCATGTTTATGTTCTCATCAGGACAGAAAACAAGAATGCAGTCTGTGGTAGCTTCATCAGGAGCAAGGTCAGGATTAAGACTGTATTAA